DNA sequence from the Lachancea thermotolerans CBS 6340 chromosome H complete sequence genome:
AATTGACGACGAACCGCCTGTAACAACAAGATTGTGAGCAAGAGTGGCCCTCAGATCGACATCCGTTGCCGTTATAGCTGTATTGACGAGGTCTGCGAGGCCTGCAATTGCATCggaagtttttgagctctctTCAATGGGTCTCTTACCATTTTCGTTCGTTGTAGCGGAAGGTGTTTCGCCatttgcttcttcaggagCGGGAGTAGACTCAGTAGTTCCCtccttgtctttgttgCCGAGACCTGGTTTTGCCCTCTTCATAGGCACGTAATCGTTGTGCCATGTTTCTACAACACCGTCCTTTGTCACTGGCCAGTCCGAAGGGAGCATTTCTTTTGTTggtttgaaaagctgctcaGCGAAGCTGTATCTTGCATTACTATCAAATATGATGTTTTCGCCCCAAGGAGCCTCTATGGATCTTTTTGACGTGGTTTCTAGTTCTGACTGGAATTTTGGCAGCTCGACAGCAGCAACATGCAACATGGTTTCTTTGCACTCTTGGAGAAACCCTCTGCTGTTTGCAAATTCATCCACGGATTTGCTGACAGTGAATTCGAATTTCTTGGGAACGAATTCAGGCCGCTTGCGCTCAACTTTGTAAAGAGGAACAAGTTCGCGAGGCTTGAGATGAttttcgatgagcttatTGAGAAGCTTGCCTGCTAGAAAATTACGCGTAGAGCTCTTCGATAGCGTCATACCGTCCACGACAGGGCACACACTCGCAACATCATGACCGATGTCCAGCACTAAGCATGTTGGTCTGCCCATGGCAAATGATGTACATGTGGCCGTGGGAGCTATGTAGCATGCCTCGAATTCCAT
Encoded proteins:
- the ARP4 gene encoding Arp4p (similar to uniprot|P80428 Saccharomyces cerevisiae YJL081C ARP4 Nuclear actin-related protein involved in chromatin remodeling component of chromatin-remodeling enzyme complexes); the protein is MSNPALQIYGGDEISAVVIDPGSYSTNIGYSGTDSPQLNIPSCYGQYTAGGKEGQKSFNDQFMIMPRPDFEIKRILENGCVVDWEAAQEQWAWAIRDELKFESFKGTPAFLTEAIWNPEENRKKSLEVLLEGMEFEACYIAPTATCTSFAMGRPTCLVLDIGHDVASVCPVVDGMTLSKSSTRNFLAGKLLNKLIENHLKPRELVPLYKVERKRPEFVPKKFEFTVSKSVDEFANSRGFLQECKETMLHVAAVELPKFQSELETTSKRSIEAPWGENIIFDSNARYSFAEQLFKPTKEMLPSDWPVTKDGVVETWHNDYVPMKRAKPGLGNKDKEGTTESTPAPEEANGETPSATTNENGKRPIEESSKTSDAIAGLADLVNTAITATDVDLRATLAHNLVVTGGSSSIPGLTDRLMTELNKKLPALKFRILTSGHLRERQSRAWLGGSILSSLGTFHQLWVGRQEYEEVGAERLLKDRFR